TATATTGGTCGTCTCCCGTGTCATCGAAGAAAAAAAGATGATGCGCGAGAAACTGACGCAATTGGCTTTCCATGACGAACTGACAAAATTGCCGAATCGGAGACTATTTCAAGAAATCATGCGCCAAACTTTGAAGGAAGCAAAACGACATGAAGAGAAATGCGCATTGTTGTATATGGATATTGATAAATTTAAATGGGTGAATGATCATCTGGGCCATTCCGTCGGTGATGAATTATTGATACGGATTGCGGAAAGGGTGAAACGCACTCTCCGAGAAAGTGATGTGTTTGCACGACTAGGCGGGGATGAATTCCTCGTGCTTCTTCCCGATACAGATGAGAACGCGGCGATAGCAATCGGAAAACAAATTTTGGACACCTTCGTGGAAGAATGGAAAATAAGAGGGAACTCCTTTACGACCACCTCTAGCATCGGCATCGCCATATTTCCGAGGGATGGGGCTACGATGGACGAGTTGATGACGAATGCCGACAATGCCTTGTACAAAGCAAAGGAAAATGGACGCAACACATATATAACATACTCAAGTTTAGATTAATTCGATAAAAATGGCCTCTCATCAAACCTTAGTATTGATGAAAGGCCATTTTTGTAGCAATGCTTGATGCCTCAAGCGATTGGAGTCGATCTTAATCTACTTCAATGATTTCACGTTCGTTCAAAGGTTGAACAGGACGTTGGTTTTCAGGGAAATTTAGCTGATAGGCTTGAATTTGTTCTTTTGACATTTCAATCGGTTCTTCGAAAACAATCCATTTCACTTTTTCTGAACAAGGCGGTGTTGTCAATGAACCGTTGTAATAGTAAGTTGTTTGATCTGAAGGAAGTAAAGCTTGTAAATCAATAGTTTCATTTAACTCAATATCATTCTCTGTTTCATTCATTGGTAATAGATCCCAAATAGGTGCAAGTTTTTCGTTTTCTTTTCCTTCTTTAATCATCAGACCAAGTACTGCTAGTCCACCGTCCGTATCTTGGTGTACAAGATGGAGTTCCATATCCATGTTTTGACCATTGATCTGATGCTCGCTTGGTGTATGGAAATGGAATTGAGCAAGTTTGTATTCTGTTCCTTCAACGATAATGCTATTGCTTGGTGTTGCTGGATTAGCCTGTACGGAATGGCCGTTATTAATGATTGAAAAGTTTGTCGGCTCATATTGAATCTTAAAATTATCTAGTTCTTCGCTCGTTTTAACTTGTGAGAATTCAATATTAATTGGTGATTGCTCATTTCCTTCTGTACATGCTGAGAATGTAGGATCTAATTCCCCCCATTTGTCGGGACCTGTTTCTTCATCATAAGACCATTGCATGTTGGTAGTGTCGTCTGACTCTGTTTCTTCATTTTCTTTTGTGACAGTTACAGTTTCTTTTTCCTTTTCTGATGTAGCTGTCTCTGTTGTTTCTTTTGTTTCTGTTGCCTGTTCTGAGCATGCTCCCAACACCAAGCTTAACAGGACAACTAGAAATGGATACAAATATTTCTTTTTCATTTTTGAAAAATCCCCTTCTTCCTTATTTTTTTTCTGTACTATTGCACAAGAAATACTATACTAAATAAATTCATCAAAACAAGACAATAATTACCAAATGAGTGCGAATTCCACAATACAGTTAATAAATACTACACGTTTGCAAATTAACAGGAATGAACGTGTGATTTAACCCTTGGTGCTTACTGACTAAGTTCCATCTTATGGATGCTCAGAGAAGCTCATATTGAATTGAGTTAGTAAATTTTATGTCAAAAAATTTTAGATAGTGAACATATATAATTAGGAGTGAATAATTCATTTCCGGTTGGAAAATGCTATATGGTATAGTGGATGGATGAAAGAAGGTGAATCCAGTGAGACATAGATATGGAAGGCTCATTAAAAAGGATAACATCGTCGTGTTTCCTGGCGCCTTGGAACGCCTGATTGAAAAAGGGTTGGATGCTGTTGAAGATACAGACTACGCAGAAGCTGTTGAGGCTTTCGGACAGGCGTATCATTTTGATCCTGACAACACTCGGATATTGGCGCCTTACGCAGTTTCTTTATATGAAACAAAAGACTTTGAATTGGCAAAAGAAGTGGCAACAAAATTATTACATAGCGGGACAACCGACTATCTTGACGCCATGGAATTGTATTTGGCAATCAGCATACAATTACAGGATTATGAAGAAGTTGAAATGACGATCGAAACTCTTTTCGACGAAGATATCATACCGCCAGACATGGTGAAGAAATTCAACTATTTACGGGATTTGAATAAAAGACTTTCCTATAGATATGTACGTGAGGAAGTGGAACCTCAACAAAAAGATTTGTTTTCATTGAAGGAATTCATGGAAAGTTCGACTGAGGCGCAACAGAAAATCCTGGCGTTTTTTGAGAACGGTGAATTGGATGGGGCAACCAAAAGTCTGCTGGCGCAAATTGTCGAAAAGGAA
The genomic region above belongs to Sporosarcina sp. Marseille-Q4943 and contains:
- a CDS encoding DUF3196 family protein, whose protein sequence is MRHRYGRLIKKDNIVVFPGALERLIEKGLDAVEDTDYAEAVEAFGQAYHFDPDNTRILAPYAVSLYETKDFELAKEVATKLLHSGTTDYLDAMELYLAISIQLQDYEEVEMTIETLFDEDIIPPDMVKKFNYLRDLNKRLSYRYVREEVEPQQKDLFSLKEFMESSTEAQQKILAFFENGELDGATKSLLAQIVEKEGLHPVVITYALVLLRESGFDKEVTVRKFGRAKRVIPSELELPNQDERSIEVIDQLTSLFEKDPSRLQMAIEASLRYGIIAYPFCWDGFSTFEVADAYKQYIESMFTGELMVATELISWIKSVDEQTDR
- a CDS encoding carbonic anhydrase, which encodes MKKKYLYPFLVVLLSLVLGACSEQATETKETTETATSEKEKETVTVTKENEETESDDTTNMQWSYDEETGPDKWGELDPTFSACTEGNEQSPINIEFSQVKTSEELDNFKIQYEPTNFSIINNGHSVQANPATPSNSIIVEGTEYKLAQFHFHTPSEHQINGQNMDMELHLVHQDTDGGLAVLGLMIKEGKENEKLAPIWDLLPMNETENDIELNETIDLQALLPSDQTTYYYNGSLTTPPCSEKVKWIVFEEPIEMSKEQIQAYQLNFPENQRPVQPLNEREIIEVD